One window from the genome of Deinococcus sp. NW-56 encodes:
- a CDS encoding peptidase C39 family protein — protein MRAPLLAALLLAGSAEALTMTHPNSTTVLHERAADWQGAALAGVAVRGDALTLAPGKTSGTLTSPPVKVPAFDELVPSWNAYTAGGGSVTVEVRTQGAGGTWSRWFSFGTWQRAEGRTSVNGQRDAAGQVLTDTLRLTAKASAYQYRVTLRGAGTEVRLVGLNTSDRARRSAGLGQPGDRAAWGKVISVPQRSQMLYEGGGEVWCSPTSVSMILARHGVDVPVPQAAKGTFDRAYGGTGNWAFNAAYAGEQGLRAFVTRLPHLAAAERYTAAGAPLAVSLGWKKGELPGAPLSYSDGHLMVLVGFDAQGNPVLNDPAAPTDAGVRRTYPRAAFEKLWLGHSGGLSYVIAPQGQRLP, from the coding sequence ATGCGTGCCCCCCTACTCGCGGCGCTGCTCCTCGCGGGCAGCGCAGAGGCCCTGACCATGACCCATCCGAACTCCACCACCGTCCTGCACGAGCGGGCGGCCGACTGGCAGGGTGCTGCGCTCGCGGGCGTGGCGGTGCGCGGCGACGCCCTGACCCTGGCGCCGGGCAAGACCTCGGGCACCCTGACCAGCCCCCCCGTGAAGGTGCCCGCCTTTGACGAACTCGTGCCCTCCTGGAACGCCTACACGGCGGGGGGCGGCAGCGTGACCGTGGAGGTGCGGACGCAGGGTGCCGGGGGCACCTGGAGCCGTTGGTTTTCCTTCGGAACGTGGCAGCGGGCGGAGGGGCGCACCTCCGTGAACGGCCAGCGCGACGCGGCGGGGCAGGTCCTGACCGATACCCTGCGCCTGACCGCCAAGGCCAGCGCCTACCAGTACCGGGTGACCCTGCGCGGGGCGGGCACCGAGGTGCGTCTCGTCGGGCTGAACACCAGCGACCGCGCCCGCCGCAGCGCGGGCCTGGGTCAACCGGGCGACCGGGCGGCCTGGGGCAAGGTGATTAGTGTGCCCCAGCGGTCGCAGATGCTCTACGAAGGCGGCGGTGAGGTGTGGTGCAGCCCGACGAGCGTGTCCATGATCCTGGCGCGGCACGGGGTGGACGTGCCCGTCCCGCAGGCGGCGAAGGGCACCTTCGACCGGGCGTATGGCGGGACCGGGAACTGGGCCTTTAACGCGGCGTATGCAGGTGAACAGGGGCTGCGGGCTTTCGTGACGCGGCTGCCCCACCTCGCGGCGGCCGAGCGATACACGGCGGCGGGGGCACCGCTGGCCGTCAGCCTGGGCTGGAAGAAAGGCGAGTTGCCCGGCGCTCCTCTGAGCTACAGCGACGGCCACCTGATGGTGCTGGTGGGCTTTGACGCGCAGGGCAACCCGGTCCTGAATGACCCCGCCGCCCCCACCGACGCGGGCGTGCGGCGCACCTATCCCCGGGCGGCCTTTGAGAAGCTGTGGCTGGGGCATTCGGGCGGGTTGAGCTACGTGATCGCGCCTCAGGGGCAGCGGCTGCCCTAA
- a CDS encoding M23 family metallopeptidase, whose protein sequence is MRLRTVVAGGLLAASAVALAHYAPALPDSAIAKPARQFGLPFAGPPGPDTWLLGQGYGNTTGAYRQRRSTYGNLQGLHAGLDFSAPCGTPVRSIGDGVVAEVDGPHGSPPHNVVIDHAGNLSSLYGHLRVRSSLRVGQQVKRGQVIGESGDSQFTCVSAPHLHLELRDRSHQRFFNPLPYIAADWDSLALAGSFGRGYEYDLAAPRKWQTPESQPEVRRGGAILNEFRLPWPPAPGGAR, encoded by the coding sequence ATGCGACTCAGAACCGTGGTGGCGGGGGGACTCCTGGCCGCGTCGGCGGTGGCCTTGGCGCACTACGCGCCTGCCCTTCCCGACAGCGCGATTGCCAAGCCCGCGCGGCAGTTCGGCCTGCCCTTCGCGGGGCCGCCGGGGCCGGACACCTGGCTGCTGGGGCAGGGGTACGGCAACACGACCGGGGCCTACCGCCAGCGCCGCAGCACTTACGGCAACCTCCAGGGGCTGCACGCGGGGCTGGACTTCAGTGCTCCGTGCGGCACCCCGGTCCGCTCCATCGGGGACGGGGTGGTCGCGGAGGTGGACGGGCCGCACGGCAGTCCGCCGCACAACGTGGTCATCGACCACGCCGGGAACCTCAGCAGCCTGTACGGGCACCTGCGGGTGCGCTCCAGCCTGCGGGTCGGGCAGCAGGTGAAGCGGGGGCAGGTGATTGGGGAGAGTGGCGACTCGCAGTTCACCTGCGTGAGTGCGCCGCATCTGCACCTTGAACTGCGGGACCGCTCGCACCAGCGCTTTTTCAACCCGCTGCCCTACATCGCCGCCGACTGGGACTCGCTGGCGCTGGCAGGCAGCTTCGGGCGGGGGTACGAGTACGACCTCGCCGCGCCGCGCAAGTGGCAGACGCCGGAATCTCAGCCGGAGGTGCGGCGGGGTGGAGCCATCCTCAACGAATTCCGCCTGCCCTGGCCGCCTGCGCCGGGGGGAGCGCGATGA
- a CDS encoding pilus assembly PilX N-terminal domain-containing protein, giving the protein MSVHVIRPRRRRREEGIALVVVLLFTAVVLTIVVSTTATLALGARGGGVNERAAYQALLAAESGLNTFAVRFATDMDTLSSDQQLRGPMTAARLNAWLTERQLGTYASSTGTTATLSFEGTASPLTLVATGKQGDVARKETLQDYSVERSPAFNIRVDAALASHPGVEVRGNAEVSGEDGDQSNGTILAAKVEAPGGLTLAESASSQDFSLTLSPQSQSGKLLLRPGDYVQAGLPKATYKVKSVAGNQVVLSTLGGTPVTVLAHNSDVMRVDSAVTAPFTQSLNTGANVSQVKVSDPTAFTVGSTVFAGQMKGTVQAVYAGLAPSNVNYNSIEVKWVEKTDTLAPSITTIAEGTPIRRDVLGVVSAGTIDTDGKGTITEGSSANNKGMQDRNPYGTSADTAATDMFTYTFGQTKAQMLAPTGWLPSTTSFNGTLTGEPVFYNGNLQLTGGSLCGYGILIVKGDLTVNGTCDAGFHGAIYVMGDYDQQGNSSLQGAVLVEGTSSVKDETKIAGTGQGDGKIEYNRAALLEAGSALSPLTLQTVTGTWRQR; this is encoded by the coding sequence ATGAGTGTTCACGTCATCCGTCCCCGCAGGCGCCGCCGCGAAGAGGGCATCGCGCTGGTGGTTGTCCTCCTCTTCACGGCGGTCGTCCTCACGATCGTGGTGAGCACCACCGCCACGCTGGCGCTGGGGGCGCGGGGCGGCGGCGTGAACGAGCGGGCGGCGTATCAGGCGCTGCTGGCGGCAGAGAGTGGGCTGAACACGTTCGCGGTCCGGTTCGCTACGGACATGGACACGCTTTCTTCCGACCAACAACTGCGCGGCCCCATGACGGCTGCGCGGCTGAACGCCTGGCTGACTGAACGGCAACTTGGAACCTATGCCAGCAGCACCGGGACGACGGCTACGCTCTCGTTCGAAGGAACAGCCAGCCCACTGACGCTGGTCGCCACGGGCAAACAGGGGGACGTGGCCCGCAAGGAAACGCTTCAGGACTACAGCGTCGAGCGCAGCCCGGCCTTCAATATCCGCGTGGACGCCGCCCTCGCGTCTCACCCCGGCGTGGAGGTGCGCGGCAACGCGGAAGTGTCGGGAGAAGATGGAGACCAGTCCAACGGAACCATCCTCGCAGCCAAGGTCGAGGCTCCTGGGGGCCTCACCCTGGCGGAATCGGCCTCCTCGCAGGATTTCTCGTTGACGCTGTCACCGCAGTCCCAGAGCGGCAAGCTGCTGCTGCGGCCGGGGGACTACGTGCAAGCGGGCCTGCCCAAAGCAACCTACAAGGTCAAGAGCGTGGCAGGCAATCAGGTCGTCCTCTCGACCCTGGGCGGCACGCCCGTCACGGTGCTGGCCCATAACTCGGACGTGATGCGCGTCGACTCGGCGGTCACGGCCCCCTTTACCCAGTCGCTGAATACGGGGGCAAATGTCAGTCAGGTCAAGGTTTCCGACCCGACCGCCTTTACGGTCGGCTCCACAGTCTTCGCCGGGCAGATGAAGGGCACAGTGCAGGCGGTCTATGCAGGCCTGGCGCCCAGCAATGTCAACTACAACTCCATTGAAGTGAAGTGGGTCGAGAAGACGGACACGCTGGCCCCCAGCATCACCACCATCGCGGAGGGCACGCCCATCCGGCGAGACGTATTGGGCGTCGTGTCGGCGGGCACGATCGACACCGACGGCAAGGGCACGATTACGGAAGGCTCCAGCGCGAACAACAAGGGAATGCAAGACCGCAACCCCTACGGCACCAGCGCCGACACCGCGGCCACCGACATGTTCACCTACACCTTTGGGCAGACCAAAGCTCAGATGCTCGCGCCGACCGGCTGGCTTCCCAGCACGACGAGCTTCAACGGGACCCTGACCGGCGAGCCGGTCTTCTACAACGGCAACCTCCAGTTGACGGGCGGCAGCCTGTGCGGCTACGGCATCCTGATTGTCAAGGGGGACCTGACCGTGAACGGCACGTGCGACGCGGGCTTCCACGGGGCCATCTACGTGATGGGCGACTATGATCAGCAGGGCAACTCCAGCCTTCAAGGAGCAGTGCTGGTCGAGGGCACGTCCTCGGTCAAGGACGAGACCAAGATCGCCGGGACGGGGCAGGGCGACGGCAAGATCGAGTACAACCGCGCGGCACTCCTTGAAGCCGGTTCGGCGCTGAGTCCCCTCACGCTTCAGACCGTGACGGGCACCTGGAGGCAGCGGTGA
- a CDS encoding type II secretion system protein J yields MRNQKEQGLTLIEVLVALSIFAIVSVAVLSMFPAIFKLNSQTRADQAVTIGAKQFMEQTRTNFSSAAGFTAGTLPSAPAAATVNNYTCEPSVGNQQSDAAGVVIIKRVTLKCTHTSQPEQTFVLDFGKPS; encoded by the coding sequence GTGAGGAACCAGAAAGAGCAGGGGCTGACCCTGATTGAAGTGCTGGTGGCGCTTTCTATCTTTGCCATCGTCTCAGTGGCGGTGCTGTCGATGTTCCCGGCCATTTTCAAGCTCAACAGTCAGACGCGGGCCGACCAAGCCGTGACCATCGGGGCCAAGCAGTTCATGGAGCAGACCCGCACGAACTTCTCCTCCGCTGCGGGATTTACTGCGGGCACCCTGCCCAGCGCTCCGGCAGCAGCGACCGTCAACAACTACACCTGTGAGCCTTCGGTCGGCAACCAACAAAGCGACGCGGCCGGAGTGGTCATCATCAAACGGGTCACCCTGAAGTGCACCCACACCAGTCAGCCAGAGCAGACCTTTGTCCTCGACTTCGGGAAGCCGTCGTGA
- a CDS encoding long-chain fatty acid--CoA ligase — MQGTMMDVPLTIPFILERARTIYAEREVVSLLVAGRDEAGQPIPHKHRTTYGAVADRALRLGTALQGLGLTPGDRVATLAVNSFRHLEAYLGVPSAGFVLHTVNIRLHPEQIAWILNHAEDRVLLIENVFAAMIPALRAACPKLEHIVVLGPLPQPIPGVQDYDSWVMGHEPMPRYPQLAETDAAAMCYTSGTTGNPKGVLYTHRSTVLHSLASAPKDALNVGERDVVLPVVPMFHVNAWGLPYTCAMYGAAQVFGGAFSDGPSLARLMQDERVTITAGVPTIWMGLLAELDRAKAAGQPYDLSALERLVVGGSAAPESMIRAFEERHDLSLAHAWGMTETHPLGTASIVPVGVDERSDEGYRLRAKQGQPVPLVFLEIVSEEGEPLPHDGQTMGRLIARGPWIASSYFKGEGESSFFERDGELWFDTGDIATLDERGYMHIQDRAKDLIKSGGEWISSVDLENAIMAHPAVAQCAVIAMDDPKWDERPLAVVTLREGGQVTHEELRDFLAPKFARWWLPDATVFAESLPIGATGKFLKRELREQYRGYPHTHETHHTNLAGEGS; from the coding sequence ATGCAAGGCACCATGATGGACGTTCCCCTCACCATCCCCTTCATCCTGGAGCGTGCCCGCACGATCTACGCGGAGCGCGAGGTGGTCAGCCTGCTGGTCGCCGGACGCGACGAGGCGGGGCAACCCATTCCCCACAAGCACCGCACGACTTACGGCGCGGTGGCCGACCGGGCGCTGCGGCTGGGCACGGCGCTTCAGGGCCTCGGCCTGACCCCCGGCGACCGGGTGGCCACCCTGGCGGTGAACTCGTTCCGGCATCTCGAAGCGTACCTGGGGGTCCCCAGCGCGGGCTTCGTGCTGCACACGGTCAACATTCGCCTGCACCCCGAGCAGATCGCCTGGATTCTGAACCACGCCGAAGACCGGGTGCTGCTGATCGAGAACGTCTTCGCGGCGATGATTCCGGCGCTCAGAGCGGCCTGCCCGAAGCTGGAGCACATCGTCGTGCTGGGGCCGCTGCCGCAGCCTATCCCCGGCGTGCAGGACTACGACTCCTGGGTGATGGGCCACGAGCCGATGCCGCGCTACCCGCAGCTCGCGGAAACGGACGCCGCCGCCATGTGCTACACCTCCGGGACGACTGGGAATCCCAAGGGGGTGCTGTACACCCACCGCTCGACGGTGCTGCACTCGCTCGCCAGCGCCCCCAAGGACGCGCTGAACGTGGGCGAGCGCGACGTCGTGCTGCCGGTGGTCCCCATGTTCCACGTCAACGCCTGGGGGCTGCCCTACACCTGCGCGATGTACGGGGCGGCGCAGGTCTTCGGCGGGGCCTTCAGCGACGGCCCGAGCCTCGCCCGGCTGATGCAGGACGAGCGCGTGACCATCACGGCGGGGGTGCCCACGATCTGGATGGGCCTGCTCGCCGAACTGGACCGGGCGAAGGCGGCGGGGCAGCCCTACGACCTCTCGGCCCTGGAACGGCTGGTCGTGGGCGGCTCGGCCGCGCCAGAGAGCATGATCCGCGCCTTCGAGGAGCGGCATGACCTCAGCCTCGCGCACGCCTGGGGCATGACGGAGACGCATCCGCTGGGGACCGCCAGCATCGTGCCCGTGGGCGTGGACGAGCGCAGCGACGAGGGCTACCGCCTGCGGGCCAAGCAGGGGCAGCCCGTGCCGCTGGTCTTTCTGGAAATCGTCTCGGAGGAAGGCGAGCCGCTCCCCCACGACGGCCAGACGATGGGCCGCCTGATCGCGCGGGGGCCGTGGATCGCCAGTTCCTACTTCAAGGGCGAGGGCGAGAGCAGCTTCTTCGAGCGGGACGGCGAGCTGTGGTTCGACACCGGGGACATCGCCACCCTCGACGAGCGCGGCTACATGCACATCCAGGACCGGGCCAAGGACCTGATCAAGTCGGGCGGCGAGTGGATCAGCAGCGTGGATCTGGAAAACGCGATCATGGCCCACCCCGCCGTCGCGCAGTGCGCCGTGATCGCCATGGACGACCCCAAGTGGGACGAGCGCCCGCTGGCGGTGGTCACCCTGCGCGAGGGCGGGCAGGTCACTCACGAGGAACTGCGCGACTTTCTGGCGCCGAAGTTCGCCAGGTGGTGGCTGCCCGACGCGACCGTCTTCGCCGAGAGCCTCCCCATCGGTGCGACGGGCAAGTTCCTCAAGCGCGAGTTGCGCGAGCAGTACCGGGGCTACCCCCACACCCACGAGACGCACCACACCAACCTCGCGGGCGAGGGAAGCTGA
- a CDS encoding enoyl-CoA hydratase-related protein, with translation MTSEPVILSRTHAGVRTLTLNRPDKLNAANDALLLTLTGELQAAGAEPEVRVVVITGAGRGFCAGQDLGDVSGRDMTFTEHLNHTYNPLIRTIRGLDKPVITAVNGVAAGAGASLALSGDLRLWAGSASLIEVFSNIALVPDSGSTWFLPRLVGYHRAFELMALAEKVGAQDALRLSLCEHVFPDETFHEDVQQYAERLAARPAHALGLTKRALNAAMTGTLDQALDLEAELQQLAGDHWEHEEGVTAFKARRAPDFRRQG, from the coding sequence ATGACCAGCGAACCCGTCATCCTGTCCCGCACCCACGCCGGGGTCCGCACCCTGACCCTCAACCGCCCCGACAAGCTCAACGCTGCGAACGACGCGCTGCTGCTCACGCTGACCGGGGAACTTCAGGCCGCCGGAGCGGAACCCGAGGTGCGGGTCGTGGTGATCACCGGCGCCGGGCGGGGCTTTTGCGCCGGGCAGGACCTGGGGGACGTGTCGGGGCGGGACATGACCTTCACCGAGCACCTCAACCACACCTATAACCCGCTGATCCGGACCATCCGGGGGCTGGACAAGCCGGTCATCACCGCCGTCAACGGGGTAGCGGCGGGAGCCGGGGCCAGCCTCGCGCTGTCGGGCGACCTCCGGCTGTGGGCGGGGTCGGCCAGCCTGATCGAGGTCTTTTCCAACATCGCGCTGGTGCCGGATTCGGGCAGCACGTGGTTCCTGCCCCGGCTGGTGGGCTACCACCGGGCTTTCGAGTTGATGGCGCTGGCAGAAAAGGTGGGCGCCCAGGACGCGCTGCGGCTGAGCCTGTGCGAACACGTCTTCCCCGACGAGACCTTCCATGAAGACGTGCAGCAGTACGCCGAGCGGCTGGCGGCGCGGCCCGCGCACGCGCTGGGGCTGACCAAGCGGGCGCTCAATGCGGCGATGACGGGCACGCTGGATCAGGCCCTCGACCTCGAAGCCGAATTGCAGCAACTCGCCGGGGACCACTGGGAGCACGAGGAGGGCGTGACGGCCTTCAAGGCGCGGCGGGCGCCGGACTTCCGGCGGCAGGGGTGA
- a CDS encoding PD40 domain-containing protein — MKKAAVLALALSTPALAATLPSKAVLSGTCCPGAVWTPDSRNLMFLDGPPARPTTGIYQVSANGGEVTRRFSSVAFFSPRLLWAVRPGTGDATTLERLADRRRFTLPTRGADVTWTRSENRLAYTRSDTTGNFDRRATRVFVADVFGSPRQVATLYGGGISGWLNETTLLLSGKGAPAARDRDLFTLDTRTGTRRTLASALSFRGVSLSPDGAWVTYYVAFDSATRNGLWLRPTAGGAARKLSAFGSYRWRDARRLLLIPLDPNGGPHVLREYNVGTNAWRTLGDLGDQVRQGDWSVSPDGKRVAYLSARDGNVRVLTLP; from the coding sequence ATGAAGAAGGCGGCGGTCTTGGCTCTCGCCCTGAGTACGCCTGCGCTCGCGGCCACCCTCCCCTCCAAAGCGGTCCTGAGCGGCACCTGCTGCCCCGGCGCGGTCTGGACGCCGGATTCCCGGAACCTGATGTTTCTGGACGGCCCCCCGGCGCGGCCCACGACCGGCATCTATCAGGTGTCGGCGAACGGGGGAGAGGTCACCCGGCGCTTTTCCTCGGTGGCCTTTTTCTCGCCCCGGTTGCTCTGGGCGGTGCGGCCGGGGACGGGGGACGCCACCACGCTGGAGCGGCTGGCCGACCGCCGCCGCTTCACGCTACCCACGCGCGGGGCGGACGTGACGTGGACCCGCTCGGAGAACCGGCTGGCCTACACCCGCAGCGACACGACCGGCAACTTTGACCGCCGGGCCACCCGCGTCTTCGTGGCGGACGTGTTCGGCTCGCCCCGGCAGGTCGCCACCCTGTACGGCGGGGGGATCAGCGGTTGGCTCAACGAGACGACGCTGCTGCTCAGTGGCAAGGGCGCCCCGGCGGCGCGGGACCGGGACCTCTTCACGCTGGATACCCGCACGGGAACGCGGCGCACGTTGGCCTCGGCGCTGTCGTTCCGGGGGGTCAGCCTCAGCCCGGACGGGGCGTGGGTGACGTACTACGTGGCCTTCGACTCGGCGACCCGCAATGGCCTGTGGCTGCGGCCCACGGCGGGCGGGGCGGCGCGGAAACTCAGCGCCTTCGGCTCGTACCGCTGGCGGGACGCCCGGCGCCTGCTGCTGATCCCGCTGGACCCGAACGGCGGCCCGCATGTCCTGCGCGAATACAACGTGGGTACGAACGCGTGGCGCACGCTGGGCGACCTCGGCGATCAGGTGCGGCAGGGCGACTGGTCGGTCAGCCCGGATGGAAAGAGGGTGGCCTACCTGAGTGCGCGGGACGGCAACGTGCGGGTGCTGACGCTGCCGTGA
- a CDS encoding esterase family protein, with product MAVSVRGQQVTFLPPAGAAALVGDFTDWRKKPALPVVGGAPITLTLPRGAWVEYAWLDAAGQAFPDPDNAQKSLNPWWPYPRAAVVGEYVRHGLWHRPDATQKGTAHRLTWPGEVFPGTRRAIVYTPHGHDPARSTPVYYVQDGVAFYRTGRLGEVMDRAVEAGLATGAVLVFVEPGDRSTEYYVNDRYLDFLRQEVFPRVEGEYATVSERGLWGASLGGLISLHLGAGHPDLFSRVVSHSGAFIARPGATDPDGTINTTTAGEWLRERLEATPPRHLRVSLDTGVLEWLTAPNRRMAASLADLGTEHQYREYPSGHNWVTWRDALPEAFLYMQGT from the coding sequence ATGGCCGTTTCGGTGCGGGGACAACAGGTGACCTTCCTTCCCCCGGCGGGTGCTGCGGCGCTCGTCGGGGATTTCACGGACTGGCGGAAGAAGCCCGCCCTCCCCGTGGTGGGTGGGGCACCGATCACGCTGACCCTGCCGCGCGGCGCGTGGGTGGAATACGCCTGGCTGGACGCGGCGGGTCAGGCCTTCCCTGACCCCGACAACGCGCAGAAGTCGCTCAATCCGTGGTGGCCCTACCCCCGCGCGGCCGTGGTCGGGGAGTATGTCCGGCATGGACTCTGGCACCGACCCGACGCCACCCAGAAGGGCACCGCCCACCGCCTGACCTGGCCCGGCGAGGTGTTTCCCGGCACCCGCCGCGCCATCGTCTACACCCCGCACGGCCACGACCCGGCCCGGTCCACGCCCGTGTACTACGTGCAGGACGGGGTGGCCTTCTACCGCACCGGACGGCTGGGCGAGGTCATGGACCGGGCGGTGGAGGCGGGGCTGGCGACGGGTGCGGTGCTCGTCTTCGTGGAGCCGGGGGACCGCAGCACGGAGTATTACGTCAATGACCGCTATCTGGACTTTCTGCGGCAGGAAGTCTTTCCACGCGTGGAGGGCGAATACGCGACCGTCTCCGAGCGGGGGCTGTGGGGCGCGAGCCTCGGGGGGCTGATCTCGCTGCACCTGGGCGCAGGGCACCCGGACCTCTTCTCGCGGGTGGTCAGCCACTCTGGGGCTTTCATTGCGCGGCCCGGCGCGACCGACCCGGACGGCACCATCAACACCACCACGGCGGGCGAGTGGTTGCGCGAGCGGCTGGAGGCGACCCCGCCCCGGCACCTGCGGGTGAGTCTGGATACCGGGGTGCTGGAGTGGCTCACGGCGCCCAACCGCCGCATGGCCGCCTCGCTGGCCGACCTCGGCACCGAGCACCAGTACCGCGAGTACCCCAGCGGCCACAACTGGGTGACATGGCGGGACGCGCTGCCGGAAGCGTTCCTGTACATGCAGGGCACGTGA
- the ruvX gene encoding Holliday junction resolvase RuvX, which yields MTSPSLPTILALDVSKSRIGFAVNAGRLAFGRGSVDRKRLPLDLKAVRLKVEETGAELLLLGLPLRTDGAPSPSADRVRAFGRVLEDKGYRIAYQDERFTTQRARALGAADEDEAAAVQILELYLLGG from the coding sequence GTGACGTCCCCGTCCCTTCCCACCATCCTCGCGCTGGACGTGAGCAAGTCGCGCATCGGCTTCGCGGTGAACGCCGGGCGCCTCGCCTTCGGCCGTGGCAGCGTGGACCGTAAGCGGCTGCCGCTGGACCTCAAGGCCGTGCGCCTCAAGGTCGAGGAGACGGGCGCGGAGCTGCTGCTGCTGGGCCTGCCCCTCCGCACCGACGGTGCCCCCAGCCCCTCCGCCGACCGGGTACGGGCTTTCGGGCGGGTGCTGGAAGATAAGGGGTACCGGATTGCCTATCAGGACGAGCGCTTTACAACCCAGCGGGCGCGGGCGCTGGGCGCGGCCGACGAGGATGAGGCGGCGGCGGTGCAGATTCTGGAGTTGTATCTGCTGGGGGGCTAG